GCTGAAGACGAAGCTGTTTTTCAGTCTGGGCAATGGGTGCAAGCAGATAATCGCGTACAACTGATGCCATCGAACAGTGAGTCAGCTGGCGAAAATGCGGGAGAAAACACAGAAAAATCACCCAATTCACCTGACTCACCTAACGCTGGGATGAGTGCATTGAGCACGACTTCACAGTTTCAAATAGACAATAACGGCTTGATATTACTCAACGCGGCGGGTCAACCTTATGATGGTGATGCGGCGAATGCATATCGATTTGAAAGAAAATAAACATAATCATATTAAGGTCGTTAGGGGTTGAAATCGGACGCCTAATTGACCTAACTGATTATTAAACAAAAACTAAACAACTAAACAACTAACTAAATAAATAAGAGGTTTTATGTTTGAGCAATTGTCCGCAGTTCCAGGCGATCCTATCCTACAATTGATTGAGATGTATCGACAAGATACCAACCCACAAAAGATTGATGTCGGTGTCGGTGTGTTTAAAAATGCAGAGGGCGAAACGCCGGTTATGCGTGCCGTCTCTATTGCCGAACAACAATTGCACGATACCCAGGCGACCAAAGCCTACGTGGGTATTGCGGGTGATGCTGATTTCAATGCCGCAATGCGAGCGTTGGTTTTCGCTGATAGCGTTGATTATGCGCGCGTTCAGGCGTTGCAAACGCCAGGTGGCAGCGGTGCATTGCGGGTTTGTGCAGAGATGTTGTACGAGGTAATGCCAGATAGCACGGTGTGGATGAGTGATCCAACATGGGGGAATCATCGTCCAATTTTTGAAGCAGCAGGGTTTACCGTCAAGCATTACCCCTATTTTGATCCGGCTACGCGCATGGTCGATGAAGCGCGTATGCTGGCAGCATTAAACGAGCTAGGTCAAGGCGATATTGTTTTATTGCATGGCTGCTGTCATAACCCAACAGGCTCAGACTTGTCTTTTGCGGCTTGGGATCGCGTGGCAGAGATAGCGAGTCAGCGTGGGTTTTTGCCGTTTATTGATTTGGCGTACCAAGGCTTTGGCGACGGTCTTGATGCTGACCTATACGGGATACGTCAACTAGCCAAGCATGTCGATGATATGATTGTCACGAGTTCGTGCTCTAAAAACTTTGGTTTGTACCGCGATCGCGTTGGTTGCGCATTGGTGTTGGCAAAAAATGCAGCAGCAGCAACGGTTGTCAAAGGACGGCTAGCTATTGCAGCGCGGGTGTCTTATTCGATGCCACCCGATCATGGTGGGGCGATTGTTGGCATGATACTGAATGATGCGACACTGCGTGAACAATGGGAAGATGAATTAACGGAGATGCGCAATCGTATCTTGAGTTTGCGTCAGCAATTGGCCGATAGAATGCGAGACATTACTGGTACGCCCAAATGGGATTTTATCGCTAGGCATCGCGGTATGTTTTCGCTGCTTAGTTTGGATAAATCGCAAACTGATAAATTAATCCATGATTATTCTATTTATATTGTCAATGGCGGACGAATTAATATCGCAGGTCTGCGTGATGAGGCGCAAATTAATCGATTTGCTGATGCGCTAGCAGAGGTAACTAAATGATAAATTTCTATTTAATTAGCGATTTGTTTCTTTGATTAAATAGAAAGCCTCGATAGTCAGCGTGGTGAATTAACGCATGCAATGTAAGGTTACCCACCTGCGTCAATGGGTTCAGCGCTGGCTGTTACGGTTTATTATTTTGGTGTTGGTTATTGCTATAGTGGCAGCACTATTAGATTATCGTGTCACGGTCAGCGCCAAACCAGAACAATACGACAGGGTGCAGGACATTCCCCATCATTCGGTGGGGTTGCTGCTAGGGACGAGCAAATACCTCACGTCAGGCCGCGTCAACGCCTATTACCAACACCGTATCAATGCCACTGTGGCGCTCTATCAGGCGCAAAAAATAGACTACGTGTTGGTGAGCGGCGATAATGGTACGGTTTATTATAACGAACCCGTATCGATTCAGCAGGATTTGATTGCGGCAGGAATCCCTGCGTCGAACATTTATTTGGATTATGCCGGTTTTCGTACCTTAGATTCGGTGGTGCGTAGCCAAAAAGTCTTTGGGCAACAGCAGTTAACGATTATCTCACAGCCCTTTCACTCGGCGCGAGCGCTTTATATTGCCGAACATAACGGCATTGACGCTATTGCTTTTAATGCCAAGGATGTGCCGCTTAAATATGGGTTTAAGGTACAAGTTCGCGAGCGGCTTGCACGGATGAAAATGTTTTGGGACTTGTGGACGGGGCAGTCGCCTAAGTTTTTGGGTGAGCCGATTGAAATCCCCGCCAGTTGAACTGCCAGTCACCCCGCTAGTCACCGCTGCTAGTCGCCCCACTACTAAGTCGTATCGCTACTAGTGGTATCGCTACCAGCGCCATGCTTGGCAGCGATACGGCGAATAGATTGCAGTAATTGATTGCAGCAATCCATTACGCGTGTTTAGTTGACGGTGCTAGCCCAACCAAACACGAGGTTATTGATTTGTCGTTGTTTATTGATGCTGAGGTCTCTAGTAATGATAAGTGGGTTTTTTTCGTAAAAGCTGATCAATGCTAACTCGACCAGCGCCGAACACGATAATAACCAAAATTAATAAACCCCATACCACATGGTCTTCAAACCCTTTGGTGGGGAATACAATACTCGTTGGAATAAATCCCCAGACCGTTGTCATGGCGAATTCGCCCGCAGTCAGGGCTTTGTAAGAAAGCACGGCGACGATGTTAAAAACAAACAGAGCAAACGCCGACCAGCGCGTCAAAATGCCAAAAATAATCAGTAGCGGCAAGACAATTTCAGCGGTAGTGCCTAGCATAGCAGCTAGTTTAGGTGACAATAATGGTACGCTATATTCGTATTCGAATAGAAAAACGGTGGTGCTAAAATCCTGTAATTTTTGTAATCCAGCCCGCAAAAAAACACTGGCAACAAATAATCGGATGATCAGTAACGTAATACATTGAAAAGGTTTGGTTGCCATTTCACCAAAGTTTAAGAGTTTGTTGTAGCCGTTTTGTATGGGGTTCATAAAATGTCACCTAGTCGTTTATTAATAATTAAGTTAAATGATGCGTATTGTATTCGGATATGCCTTATTATACGCATATTGAATAAAAATGGTTTCTAAAGTGCATCGACAAATTATTTTGGCATCGTCATCGCCACGACGAAAAACCCTGTTAGGGCAGTTGGGTTTGGATTTTTCAGTTGTTGTCCCCGAAATCGACGAAAGTTGGGAAGCGCATCTTAACCAATCAAGCAAATTTGGGGAGGCAAATGGTAATGCGATACCCGACGGATTATCTGAAGGCTTGGCTGAAGGCTTGACTGAAGGTTTATCACAGGCAGGGTCTGAAAGACCTGAACGGTTATCTCGGTTTGCCTGCTATGCACAGCGATTAGCGATTGAAAAAGCCCAAACGGGGCTAGCCATGTTGGATGCCGATGTTAGGATGAAGTCGCAGCCGATTGTTATCGGCGCAGATACTTGCGGGGAGATTGATGGTAAACTATTGACCAAACCGTTGCATTATGAGGATGCAAAACGTATGTTAGAGACTTTGTCGGGTGAAACGCATCAGATTCATTCTGCGTATGCATTAGTGACGGCTGATAATAGGTTGTCACGAGTCGTTACTTCGCAGGTGACCATGAAGCCATTGACTAAAGAGGAAATAAAACGCTATTGGTTGACTGGGGAGCCATTGGATAAAGCAGGTGCTTATGCAATTCAAGGACTGGGTGCGCAATTCATTCGGCAGTTGGTTGGTAGCTATTCTGCGGTGATGGGGTTGCCTTTATTTGAGTTGGCACAAGATTTACAAAAACTCGGTATAGCGACATTGCCTATTGCGCCATTACCTATCGTGCCATTACCCCCGGAGGCTTAACCGACATGCTAAGGCAAAAGCAAACTGAGATATTGATCAATGCTGGGTTGCATGAAACGCGGGCAGCACTACTTGAAAATAGTATTTTACAAGAGGTCTATATTGAGCGCCAAGCATCAGCGGGCATTGTAGGGAATATTTATAAAGGCAAAGTGGTTCGCGTTTTGCCTGGTATGGATGCAGCTTTTGTCGATATTGGTCTGGAGAAAAATGCGTTTTTGCATGTCAAAAATATTGTGGCGTCACGTCAAAGCCTAGCGGATAAACAAAGCATCACAGACTTTGTTTATCAAGGCCAGACTTTATTGGTGCAAATACTCAAAGAGCCGCTAGGCAACAAAGGTGCGCGGTTATCGACTGATATTTCAATCCCATCGCGATACGTCGTGTTTTTGCCTAATGCAAGCGATATTGGGGTTTCTACGCGTATCGAAGATGAGTCAACGCGTCAGCATATCAAGGCCTGCATCGAAAAATTTTCAATGGGGTTGCAGGGTGGGTATATTGCACGTACCGCAATTGAAAAAACAGATGCATGGGCATTGCATTCTGATATTCAGTATTTGCATAAAATTTGGCAACAAATCCAAGACAAAGCGCAAAGCGCGCCCGACAGCAGTTTGCTGTATGCGGGATTGCCGATGCATTTACGCGTATTGCGCGATTTGGTCGATGAATCGGTCGTTCGCATCCAGGTCGACTCTGTGGCATGGGTCAATGAAATGAATCAATTTATTCAGGACTTCTTTCCTGATAATTTAGGCTTAGTCAGTTATTACGGCGCTGAACGTCCGATTTTTGATTTATATAGCGTTGAGGATGAAATTGACAAAGCATTACGGCGCAAGGTGACGTTAAAATCGGGTGGGCATCTCATGATAGACCAAACCGAAGCCATGACGACCATTGATGTCAATACGGGTAAATTTGTGGGTGCACAAAACCACGCCGAAACTATCTTTAAAACCAATTTAGAGGCCACCAAAAGTATCGCAAGACAGTTGCGGCTGCGTAATCTAGGCGGTATTATCATCATTGATTTTATTGATATGTTAGATACGGTCCATCAACAGGCGGTCGTTGATTCGTTAGTG
This genomic stretch from Ostreibacterium oceani harbors:
- a CDS encoding amino acid aminotransferase; amino-acid sequence: MFEQLSAVPGDPILQLIEMYRQDTNPQKIDVGVGVFKNAEGETPVMRAVSIAEQQLHDTQATKAYVGIAGDADFNAAMRALVFADSVDYARVQALQTPGGSGALRVCAEMLYEVMPDSTVWMSDPTWGNHRPIFEAAGFTVKHYPYFDPATRMVDEARMLAALNELGQGDIVLLHGCCHNPTGSDLSFAAWDRVAEIASQRGFLPFIDLAYQGFGDGLDADLYGIRQLAKHVDDMIVTSSCSKNFGLYRDRVGCALVLAKNAAAATVVKGRLAIAARVSYSMPPDHGGAIVGMILNDATLREQWEDELTEMRNRILSLRQQLADRMRDITGTPKWDFIARHRGMFSLLSLDKSQTDKLIHDYSIYIVNGGRINIAGLRDEAQINRFADALAEVTK
- a CDS encoding SanA/YdcF family protein; this translates as MQCKVTHLRQWVQRWLLRFIILVLVIAIVAALLDYRVTVSAKPEQYDRVQDIPHHSVGLLLGTSKYLTSGRVNAYYQHRINATVALYQAQKIDYVLVSGDNGTVYYNEPVSIQQDLIAAGIPASNIYLDYAGFRTLDSVVRSQKVFGQQQLTIISQPFHSARALYIAEHNGIDAIAFNAKDVPLKYGFKVQVRERLARMKMFWDLWTGQSPKFLGEPIEIPAS
- a CDS encoding DoxX family protein — its product is MNPIQNGYNKLLNFGEMATKPFQCITLLIIRLFVASVFLRAGLQKLQDFSTTVFLFEYEYSVPLLSPKLAAMLGTTAEIVLPLLIIFGILTRWSAFALFVFNIVAVLSYKALTAGEFAMTTVWGFIPTSIVFPTKGFEDHVVWGLLILVIIVFGAGRVSIDQLLRKKPTYHY
- a CDS encoding Maf family protein codes for the protein MHRQIILASSSPRRKTLLGQLGLDFSVVVPEIDESWEAHLNQSSKFGEANGNAIPDGLSEGLAEGLTEGLSQAGSERPERLSRFACYAQRLAIEKAQTGLAMLDADVRMKSQPIVIGADTCGEIDGKLLTKPLHYEDAKRMLETLSGETHQIHSAYALVTADNRLSRVVTSQVTMKPLTKEEIKRYWLTGEPLDKAGAYAIQGLGAQFIRQLVGSYSAVMGLPLFELAQDLQKLGIATLPIAPLPIVPLPPEA
- a CDS encoding Rne/Rng family ribonuclease, whose translation is MLRQKQTEILINAGLHETRAALLENSILQEVYIERQASAGIVGNIYKGKVVRVLPGMDAAFVDIGLEKNAFLHVKNIVASRQSLADKQSITDFVYQGQTLLVQILKEPLGNKGARLSTDISIPSRYVVFLPNASDIGVSTRIEDESTRQHIKACIEKFSMGLQGGYIARTAIEKTDAWALHSDIQYLHKIWQQIQDKAQSAPDSSLLYAGLPMHLRVLRDLVDESVVRIQVDSVAWVNEMNQFIQDFFPDNLGLVSYYGAERPIFDLYSVEDEIDKALRRKVTLKSGGHLMIDQTEAMTTIDVNTGKFVGAQNHAETIFKTNLEATKSIARQLRLRNLGGIIIIDFIDMLDTVHQQAVVDSLVEAMDAGYSRYTIEAMSSLGLLQMTRKRTRESLGHILCETCPACHGRGYVKTIETVANEVIREVIRESVQFKPQRIKIICAHEINYYLSEEAPDILADVEETLKIPITTKVDEYYAREQYDIAVY